The Mastacembelus armatus chromosome 20, fMasArm1.2, whole genome shotgun sequence DNA segment AATTCCTGTATCTGTTGGTGGGTTATCATCTGAAGGCACTGGCACCACTTCTGACACTGTTCAGTTTGAAGTTTGCCACTACAATCCCTTCCCCTTCTCTTCACCTGATCCCTACTCTGGTCATTGTTAGTTTCACTGCCTAGACCTGTCAGCACCTGGTCAGTCAATTTTAGTTCCTGTAACATTTAATTTGGCATTCTGTTAAATCAAACCTTCTCATTCCTAAGTCTCCTTATTGTTGAGTGTATTTGTAGTGGTGCGTGTGTACTGTGAGTGCAAGTTCTGTACCAAATCCTGACAATTGCCACTGTTATACCGCACACTGCTATAGATGTCATAAAGCAGCCATTAAATCAGGCCACCCTTGTCCCACAGAGGCCAACTCCAGTCTTGACTCCTTGAAACAGCTCTATAAATAGCACTGAGACTTTACTGCAGGGCCATAATGAGTGTCTGCTCACCTTCAAAGGGTAACATAATCATAACCCTAAATTTACCACAGGGCCATTTGCATCTATCTTCAATTTTCTCTTTGAAGGAAAGAGCAGTTTTAGGTTGGTGTGACGCAGATGCTGTTTTCTAGTTTTCTGTGACACAGTTCAGCTATGATAATTCATGGCACATTATTATTAGATCAAAAGGTGGATATGAAGGACAGGGACTGAAAGGTGGGAACTCTGCAGAAATCTGATTTATGCTTCTGGTGTCCCTCTTCTGGCATATCTCAGAGACAAATCAAAGgttgtgtacatttattttgtcagtcaGCCCTTTAAAAAGGGTCAGGGTTGTGTACAGGTTCACAATGTTCTGCTAAAATTCCAATAGTTTTGGTGATTTCCGATAAGAgattttcaggatttttttaattctgtgcTCAATTGAGCCTTTTCACAATGACGTCAGCTAACATGCTTGTTCCAGGATAGGTTTAGTGCCACAGGGGGATttaagagaaaagctgcagttcAACATCCCCCTGAAGCTGGAAAAAATGCAATGTCAGTACTCACCAGCAATAGTTCTCAAATACTTTAAGCAATAGCATAAATAAGATACTGTTACAAGTAAGAGTTCTACATTCAAGATGTTACTTAATTAAAAGTACAAAGGTAGtatcataaaaaatatatttcaaatacCGAAAGGAAACATGTTCATTGTGTAGAATGGCacatttaatgtaaatgtatataatattactggactattattattattattgatgcattattgtgcaTCACTAATAGTATATGTGGAACTAATTTAACTACTTTACATTCTCATAATTTGAATTACTGTGCATTCCTTGCATTGGATGGCTGCAGAAATTTCAGAGACATATCTTATAATCTGGCAACGTCAAAGGTGCAGTCTTTACAGGGATCAAGTGATAGTATTATAGTGTCTGAGCCTTTTGGAGCAGAAGATAACAAAATGCATTGTGGGTATACATCATCTTTTGGGTGAATAAGAAATTAATATACAGAGACATTTCACCTATGACAATAGGTGACCATCAAAATGAAGAAGTTCATCTTGGACCACATTAACAACAGTGTGCCAGTGAACTTATAGTTGCATTCTtgttttacaattttaaaatagGTTTTCACCATGTACATTATCTCTTGTTCTTGAATTGTTGTTATaaactcaaaaaataaaacaataattttgGCAAATTGACCCTTTAAGCATATTAATCAGGCTAGTATAAAAAGAGTAAACTCATCACAGATTGAATATTAATATCTCTAGTCCTCATGCCTGTGTGCTACTTTTACATTAATAAGTAAAACTGTGATATGAGCCCAGAACAGCAAACGTATTGTAGACATAAAACTTGTTTTTTCTTGCTTACAAACTTTAGAGACCCATGGGAGAAAACATTCTTGACTTAAGATAACAttccagttttcatttttccagaTAAAACACTGAGGAAAAGGCCTGAGACAAACTGCTATGgctgggctgtgtgtgtgagagtagTGTGGTGGTGACATGAAGGAGTCTATTATCTAGTGTATAACAAAACTAAATGAGTGTAATTATGAAGATATAAACATATCTCAGCAAGACGTTGCAACAGTTGAAAAAGCTATTACGTCTAAGACTGGATTAGCAACGACAAACAGCCTGAGCAAAAGAATTTGTGTGTTATGTAACCTCACAGCTAGGTGACGGAGGCTAGGAGGTTGTGAATACCTAGACATGGAAGGAATACAGACAAACAAGATTTGTCTGCGGAAGAAAGCTGATGCACTTGAAGATGTTTATCATGTCCCACAGAAGCACATAATCTGAAGTTAGAGCAGATAAGAGCTCGGTGTGGACTGCTGGCCGCCGGGAGTGTGAGAGGTAGAGGGAGGTAGTGAGGGACATGACCTTCTTATAATGTAAACATTAGTGTTGCTTATTCTGCCAGCTCTGTTACTGACCTGTTTAAGAGGGAAAGACATGCATTCATGTAATAGAGGTGGAAGGTTTGATTGTAGACACATCAATTTAAATCATTTAGAGATAAATACGTAGGTCTACAAACAGGAGTTTGTGAACACCTTTGCACATGCATAAATTACAGATACTTTGCAGTCTTTTAGTTTAGATATGTACTTCGGCTTTATAAAGGAGGCACCATGTGCTCTTCAGCTGCTGATTTTGTTGTCTTATATCTAAATCACCATAATAGAATTTTACACTGCatctaaaatgtaaagaaaaagatTGTGGCTGTAAATGAACAGTTAACTAGATTGTCTATATACACGTAGGTTGAACTGtggttgggttttttttttcatttgttttcagtagATTTCAGTGGAATCACTGAAGTCCTTTTATCATTTAGCATTACTGTATATATCAGTTAGTTGTGTTAATATCTGCTTTTGCCGCTATGTGTGAAAGATAtaaaacaagtcaaaaatattttaacaagctggtcttaaaaagaaaaccaaGCTGATGTCTGAAGGTGAAAGGTGaagttttctgtctgtttatctaAGCATTAAATGTCATTGTATCATGTATTAATTTAAAGATCTCTGTAATTAGAACTGaaacacaatataaataaagtgtcttgcttgttttcatttatgtaatatcactgttgttgctgtgacatTGACTTTGGCATGATAAAAGATAATTAAAGTTGATGAATACAAATAATGAATCTTTGCAAAGCAGCACAGCAACATAACAGGATGTCTCAAGTTTCACCATGTTACTCTCTATGTGCTTTTGTGATTTATACACATctttaaaatcaacatgttaATTGTTTGTAATTGTTGCTCAACCTAGAGATGTTCTCCGtcacttgtttgtgtttttccactctgcataaaaataaaagccttacATCCCCTTGTTGTCCATCCGCCAAAGTTAATAGTCCCATTATAGCTAAGGGATTGTTCTCATAGTTTATTCAGTGCATCCTCTTGACTCTCCATTGTCTTGAACTCTCTGGGAGGCTCCTCCTAATATGGCTCCACTTATAACTTGGGTAAACTGTtatgtctgatgtttttttgtcacTAATGACAAAACAGTAGTCtataaacaacagcaaacatatgacagaaaataataaacaaatgagCGCATAGATTAGAATGTTAAGGATGATGATAATTTAGGATGATgctaaaatctaaataaaaatcataatgacaTAGCCTTCATTGTACTGTTTTATATTGGTATTTCACTTCAGTAATgcattttcatgtatttgttgGACAACCTGTCACATATCCATGATTTACTTCAAGACAACCACAATAGTTTACAGTATATGAAAAATTAATTACCAGCCACTTAAAAACCACTTCCTGTGCCACTTGCCATCAGTTGTTTCTTAAATAAACATGGGAAATGAAGCTAAAGTGGAGGGTTGGACAGTCTGAGGGACACAATTCCACACAAATTTAATTTTGGTTCCTTTTTTCTAATCAGAGTGGGTACAATTTATATGAATACacatctctgtctttgtttttgttgtcaaaaTGTACATAAACTGTATGCAGAAGCAAATATACAAACACTCATACATTCCTTTACTGAGAAATGGGAAGGAAATGTGTGCTTGCGCACAGTCAGCTGATGACTAGTGTTTCCTGTTCTAATGACCTTCTGTCCGCAGCATATAATGTCTGTAATGTAAGAATGAGCCATCCATCGTGTTGAGGTGAAGTCTGAGGATGCATGATTAGGtcatttctgtttcctgctAATTATTTACCAGCGGAGTGAGACCTCAGCCATGACTAGATTTAACCAAATTCCATCCTGTTAAGCTGGTGTCAAAGTAAGGCAGGCTTCCTCAGCTCATTCATGGTGATAGGTGGTATCTGACTGCCACCAGCTGGAGAAAGTAGCACAGTACATTGGAATATCTGGTTAAAATATGCTGACATATTTTAACATGCATTTCACAatccaaaacccaaagaaatATACCAACTGTTTCAATCCTGTTTcctgttattaaaaaaaacatttattatataaCACATAACTGGACAGTAGCTAAAATAAAGTACTACTATAACTACTataactactactactactactactactactacttcttcttcatcttttcctttcggctgctcccttcaggggtcgccacagtgaatcatctgcctccattaaccctatcctctgtatcctcctcacccacaccaactatcctcatgtcctccttcactacaactactactaaaagataataataataataatcgcCCCCTACCCAGCTATATACATTCTAGTGACTTTTAGTGCATGTTTTATCTGACAGGGACAGGAAATTAAAAGACTAACAGTGATAAATTGTTGCATAGGTAGTTATCACTGAAACatatcataaataaataatagctATTTACCAAATCATCAGTACATATAAAATACAGTTGGGTAATGTTTGCAAATAGATTGACTCAAATTCTGtggttaatgtttttatttttcatcatgaTTTGCAGGCTACTTTTTTCTGCACTGCGCAATTATTTAACAATTTCAGGTACTTAGGAAATTAAGATTTTATAACAAGGCAAAAAATGCTTTTGGAATGTCATATTTGATGGTTTTACGTTTTAATAATATTGAGGGTTTAACTAGGTTACTTTGATTGTGAATAacatcaaaatataaattatagagggtatttatatttattgagCTATTTCTCTTCCTAAGACTATATTAAATAAATTTTCAAATTGCGTTTTCTTTTAGTTAGACCTTAATGTCTAAGACGGGGCTCCCCTCCCATTCGAAGCCCACAAAAATAATCAAACCACAGACGATAGGGGCGGGCCTAAACCTAAAACATTAACCAATCAGCGTTGTCCATGATGAATAAAGTCGAAGTCGATTGGCTGGAAACCTGGCCAATCACTCATCAGTAGATACGATTTAATGACAGTTCCGCCTGTCGCCCTTTTCACGCACGCCTCCTTCAAGGTTTGCTGAATttgtaaacagcagaatctgaCATTTAAGTTTTAGTTATTTGTTCGTTTTGGTTAGTTTTTGTGGCGTTTTCAGGCGTCATTTCCCTCCGACCGACTACGATGCAAATGTTACGGTAAGGAGTCTCATCAGCCTGAAACAGGCGATAACTCAACAAACTGAATATTAGTTATGATCAGGTGGTAAAGAAATGATTAGTTACCTTTTTAACACGACCATGGATAGATCATCGACTAACGCTTCTGTGAGGACAACGTGCGTGTTGAAACAAACCTGCTTTGTCGcacccattttttttttgctaaatgaGAGTGATTTCTTAATTTCCCAGAAGTTTCTTCCTGTCTCCCTGGTCTTCTGCTGAAAGACTTGATGGCAAAACTGTGGTCATCACCGGTGCCAACACTGGTATTGGCAAAGAGACCGCCATCGACCTGGCAAAAAGAGGTGGGTCTGTAGTTTgaatgatatttttttaaatctagtcCTAAACTGCACATGAGATTTTCCTTTTTGCTTTGTCATGTTTGCTCTTGCATCATGTGTGTCACATGGGTTTTTTTGGCATCTTCAAGTACTTTCAGTGTTCTTAGTAACAGCCCAGGTTGTTCTTACACAGTGATCCTCAAACTGTGGGGCGCAGCGAATGGGAGTAAACTAGTCTAATTGtgtgtatatcctaattcataattttctttactgacaaacactatacacgcaaaataaaacaaccacatacaaagaaacgtgtcattaaaaaaacacaaatagagggaaacaagaggaaccatggtgtgggaaataaatgtttaacgtcggcacttaattgtagcggaacaataagcaaaccttcacgcagcgacgcaatgattagtgggcatAACAATGGATACATTTGTTACACGGACCCCTAAAAGAGCAGGCGACTCCAcgccagcagacaaaaacacgacagacagtaagtaaatcaagcaaaaagccaaacaaaaagaaaatacgatgAAGCCGACCTGGGTCTTGGATTGacagtggggctggtgggggcagaggagagacccatgtgtgttgtgtgcagtgCAAAAACAGGCTCATTGCAGCCAGGAATAGTGATGATACCCACAGAATGACACCTTGACCTTGTTCtagactttgttgttttttcagttatgtttaatcttttttttttttttttgcacagaatgcAACATGCCtaagtaattacacaattgcactttcattgtatttgttttgaactctctattatttatttagaagttattttgaaataagtttcattgtcatttttttggggtgaagtggggcttgaaactttatgcttggccttaagtggggaatgacatgaaaagtttgagaaccactgttCTAACCTATTATAATATAGTTTATtctatttaacaaaaaaaagcagaacGTCTGACACTAAATTGAATATTACAATAAATAGAAGTTGTGATGTGGCTGCATTTTCTTTAGATTGATTTTTAAAGCGTTGAGAGCAGAGAGTACATTTTATTAATTGGTTAAGAAGAAATCACAACACAGAGATGTGAAGAgtgttaataaaattatttttgtctcttcttaCAATAATTTTCAgaacttttgtacattttgtgttGTTAGAGCTGAAGTGAAaggaattgtttttttttttttgttttttttaaaacaataacttcATACTCTGAAGAAATtaaccatccatccagccaCGCCACAGAAAATCTGATATAACATAAGCTAGCCCTTATCTGTAAAATCAGTTTGTGGGTGGACTGCCATTCCTTTATTTGATTGTTTCTCAATCCTGACTCAACATGGAAGTCCTTCTGGTCCTCCATCTTTAATGCTGCCCCAGTAGTCTTATTTTGGCTCTAAAGAGTGAAGATAAAGGAGTAATGTCTTAAAAATGCCCAGTTAAACTGATCTGAAACTCTGTCAGGATCCCAAAAGTTTTATGCTCATATGGACAGACACATAACGAAACAAGTTTAAGACtcccacatttttattttgttttcagattcaCCATCTagttaaaaatctgtttaacgTTGTTTCTGATGGACAAAAGAACCCTGAACAGTTTTCTTcattcattagaaaaaaaaatcttcaaaatacattatttcccatttgaaaataatattttagcCTAAGAATTAAGCACATTTTAATTGTGCGACTTCTAGTTTGGAAAATACAGTTAAGCCAAAAATATAATGttacattatttcattatagGATAAACTACTCATTTTTCATGCAGCTCCTTCAGAAACTACTCTGGGGTAATGTCACAGATTTGTGTttgaaaatctttttaaaacaaacactgctttttaaaaaaaaaaaaaaaaaaaactgtgtgtgtgctgttccTGTAAGAGGGAAATCCTGTGTTTGCCCCATGTTTCTTTCTGTCCATATTTAAACCTTTTGCATTAGTATGTTATATATCCACTAATGTACAGATTATGTCTTTAGAGGGTGCTGTTCACCCACTCATTACTCCTCTGTCTGTTGATTGTGCATGTTTATAAGGAACTAGTATGTTTATGCAGGCAGTGATTATGCTGTATTATGTGGatatcattttttttgtctagGGGCAAAGGTCATCATAGCATGCAGGGACATGGAGAAAGCAGAGGCTGCTGTGAAAGACGTCATCGAAAGCTCAGGCAATGAAAATGTCCTTTGCATGAAACTTGACTTGGCAGACAGCAGGTCAATAAAAGAATTTGCAGACGCCATCAACAAAGGTAGATCGATTTGTTCTTTAGAAAAGTGTACACACAAATGGACtttaaactaaaacattttacCTCTGAATGTTCTTTTCTACAGGAGAACCGAAACTTAACATCCTCATCAACAATGCCGGCGTGATGGTGTGTCCTTATGGGAAAACGGCAGATGGCTTTGAGATGCAGATCGGTGTCAATCACCTGGGTAAATAAATCCACATCATCTGTATATTGAGAAAACAAATTTTGTGATGTATGAATCATAGATAAACTATCTTAAAGTGGCcagatttcttatttttttatgaacacATGAACTATGAAATAGAACGCAGACTGCAAAAAAAATACTGATGAATTATACTGTAAGTatcattgtttgtttaattggCTAATGATTTTCTCTCATGTGTGACTTAATATCAGTAGATTACAGTAGCTCTGGGGTCTCACCGGTTGTGTTAACAACCCAGTTGATGTGGGTGCTAACCACTACTCCACCGTGCCaccatttatttatgtttatatttaatttatatttattataatataaataaatggtttatattatatattatgttgTATTATTGTATATTATAATTCTTCTCAATTGCTGCTTACACAAAAACACTTATGAAATTCAATATCTTTTGTCCAACTCTTGTTTTGAAAGTCATATTCCTTTTTTCTCCAGGTCATTTCCTCTTGACACATTTGCTGATTGATCTGATTAAAAGATCAGCACCAGCCAGGATTATCAATGTGTCTTCAATGGCTCACTCCTGGGGCTCCATCAATCTGGAGGACATCAACAGTGAGAATGGCTACGACAAGAATAAAGCCTATGCACAGAGTAAATTAGCCAACATCCTCTTCACCAGCTCGCTGGCCAAACGCCTAGAAGGTGTCTTATAcccatttttctcatttttattttattttagaacaTCTAcaagtcatttttattctttccaTCTAATTTAAAAGCTCTATTAGGCAACTTCAGTTTTAATGGGTAACTTATGTTGGACAGTGAAATTAAGCAGGGgattcacttttgtttttccaggcaCAGGTGTGACAGCATATTCTCTGCACCCTGGAGTCGTTCAGACAGATTTGTGGCGTCATCTGAATGGTCCTCAACAGTTCTTCATGAAAATTATTAGTCCATTCACCAAAAACTCTGTCCAGGGagctcagacaacaatttactGTGCAGTGGAACCATCACTGGAGAAGGAGAGCGGAGGATACTACAGGTACAATTGGTTTTTACAAACAATCTAGCAATATTGAAGTTGACGTAATTTGCAGGGTTCCCACTGGACAGGCTACTAGTCAGTCACAGGGCTGTCCAAATCCAAAAGCTAGTAGTTATACAAAAATTGTTAGGTATGTAGGAAGTAAAATAAGGGGTGAGAGgttataaaaaaatctaaatggctcttttttttttgtctttgccaACAGCGACTGTGCTCCCGCAAACTGCTCCGCTGCTGGGAAGGACAATGACTTGGCACAGAAGTTATGGGAGCTGAGCTGCCGTATGCTCTCAATAACATGGGAATGAGGAGGTAAAACAGATTTAAgtttacagttttttgtttaattttttggtTCCTCAGTAAGTGATGCAATGTCTCTTATTTCACCACTGCACTccaataaataataaagcatCATCTTATTGAGTTTTTATACTCAGTTCTAATTAGGGGAAATACTAAATATATgaagtttgttttaatttacagAAACTACTTGCATGAGTTCCTGTACTGGTTTCTGGCACAAGGTTCATTCACTTTGCaattctgtttgtgttgcataTGCTTTATTTGTAAGTTTTAGTGAAATTTATGCAGTTTAATGTGCAAATGTAGGCCTACTCTGAAATTAAAGCAGAGAGCTAATCAACAATCAGAGGGGGGAAGAAGAAATCATGGAATTCTTTTAACATAATTTAAACTAAATGTATCTCAAAGGGGGAAAAAGACTAGTTTTCCACAAAAATTGAAATGTCCCTTAAATAGTTCTTAAACGTCATTTAttgtttgttcttattttcttgGGTATGCACCACTTTTGTACCACCTTTAGTCACTAGAGGGCAGTGAGGAGCAAGGTAGGGCTATTtcacccatttttttttttttttttgtagttttatttaacACCCTTGACAAATGACACTGACGCTAAAAGCATGttgacaatgaaaaaaaaaaaacgcaatTAAATGGGGGCCTTGTTTCACTGGCACATTTCAATAAACAGACCAAAAATCCTTGGCAATATGACTTGCATTGATTTTTGCTTCTATTTAAAGTTTTAagcaaaataattcaaagtgaattgagtattgaattgccaattgtaaaataaattgcaaattgaagaaagaaaccaaaaaacttCCATATTTTTCAGCAGCCAATATTTAGACACTCTGATATTATAGTAATGCATTAGTctttattgtacttttttttctttgtttccagaTCCCTGTGGCTGTATTGTGTTACTTTTTTTGTCACTTAAGTgttatgttctgtttttgctgtttccatttcatttgtttttcatactgTACCAAAACCTTCAGCATTTTCAAAGTACAGTCTGCTGGATATTAAAGTTGCATTGAACTCCATTGTCCTGTGTGTGAATCaacttaaatacatttttggtgTACAAAGTAGCCACATTTTGGagatacagttgtgctcataaatttGCATACCCCTTGTAATACTGGCTATTTGTAAAAGCTAGAAataatcacacagaaaactttTTGTAAGGGAAGTGGTGAGATAGCATTTTTAGAAACTGCAATTGTCATTATGATTTAAAAGAAAGTCACatgttctgcatgttcagttTGCAAAAAAATTCCAGTATTTCTGAAATTGTGCCAGGCAGGGGTACTTAAAATTATCAGCAGATCTGTGTGACAGCCGGGCATACTCGTAGCATTTCTACAGTAAATATCAAGTATGACTCAAGGTTCTTCCCAAATCTGTTGCAGAAGTTCCCAGAAATGTGTTGCTtttactttctgtctgattctgtccaGTTCACCCCAAACCAGCTCGATTGGGTTTAAGTCT contains these protein-coding regions:
- the rdh12l gene encoding retinol dehydrogenase 12, like isoform X3; this translates as MDTFVTRTPKRAGDSTPADKNTTDRAKVIIACRDMEKAEAAVKDVIESSGNENVLCMKLDLADSRSIKEFADAINKGEPKLNILINNAGVMVCPYGKTADGFEMQIGVNHLGHFLLTHLLIDLIKRSAPARIINVSSMAHSWGSINLEDINSENGYDKNKAYAQSKLANILFTSSLAKRLEGTGVTAYSLHPGVVQTDLWRHLNGPQQFFMKIISPFTKNSVQGAQTTIYCAVEPSLEKESGGYYSDCAPANCSAAGKDNDLAQKLWELSCRMLSITWE
- the rdh12l gene encoding retinol dehydrogenase 12, like isoform X1, which produces MQMLRSFFLSPWSSAERLDGKTVVITGANTGIGKETAIDLAKRGAKVIIACRDMEKAEAAVKDVIESSGNENVLCMKLDLADSRSIKEFADAINKGEPKLNILINNAGVMVCPYGKTADGFEMQIGVNHLGHFLLTHLLIDLIKRSAPARIINVSSMAHSWGSINLEDINSENGYDKNKAYAQSKLANILFTSSLAKRLEGTGVTAYSLHPGVVQTDLWRHLNGPQQFFMKIISPFTKNSVQGAQTTIYCAVEPSLEKESGGYYSDCAPANCSAAGKDNDLAQKLWELSCRMLSITWE
- the rdh12l gene encoding retinol dehydrogenase 12, like isoform X2, with amino-acid sequence MQMLRFFLSPWSSAERLDGKTVVITGANTGIGKETAIDLAKRGAKVIIACRDMEKAEAAVKDVIESSGNENVLCMKLDLADSRSIKEFADAINKGEPKLNILINNAGVMVCPYGKTADGFEMQIGVNHLGHFLLTHLLIDLIKRSAPARIINVSSMAHSWGSINLEDINSENGYDKNKAYAQSKLANILFTSSLAKRLEGTGVTAYSLHPGVVQTDLWRHLNGPQQFFMKIISPFTKNSVQGAQTTIYCAVEPSLEKESGGYYSDCAPANCSAAGKDNDLAQKLWELSCRMLSITWE